The Pleuronectes platessa chromosome 13, fPlePla1.1, whole genome shotgun sequence genome includes a window with the following:
- the LOC128455115 gene encoding kinesin-1 heavy chain produces the protein MADPAECTIKVMCRFRPLNSSEVTRGDRFIPKFPGDETVVIASKPYAFDRVMGSNTTQEQVYNACAQKIVKDVLDGYNGTIFAYGQTSSGKTHTMEGNLHDTDGMGIIPRIVQDIFNYIYSMDENLEFHIKVSYFEIYLDKIRDLLDVSKTNLSVHEDKNRVPYVKGCTERFVCSPEEVMDTIDEGKSNRHVAVTNMNEHSSRSHSIFLINVKQENTQTEHKLSGKLYLVDLAGSEKVSKTGAEGAVLDEAKNINKSLSSLGNVISALAEGTAYIPYRDSKMTRILQDSLGGNCRTTIVICASPSSYNESETKSTLMFGQRAKTIKNTVIVNIELTAEQWKQKYEREKAKNGTLRSTVTWLENELNRWRNGESVPVDEQFDKEKANAEVLALDNVINDKPASTPTVPGVRLTDVEKDKCEAELAKLYKQLDDKDEEINQQSQLAEKLKQQMLDQDELLSSSRRDHENMQAELNRLQAENEASKEEVKEVLQALEELAVNYDQKSQEVEDKTKEFEAINEELSQKSSTLSSLDSELQKLKEMSNHQKKRVTEMMSSLLKDLAEIGIAVGSNDIKQHEGGSGLIDEEFTVARLYISKMKSEVKTMVKRCKQLESTQSDSNIKMDENEKELAVCQLRISQHEAKIKSLTEYLQNVEQKKRQLEENVDSLNEEFVKLSAQEKLNAMEKENEIQSANEVKEAVDKQIHSHREAHQKQISSLRDELENKERLITELQDLNQKIMLEQERLRAEHEKLKSTDQEKSRKLHELTVMQDRREQARQDLKGLEETVAKELQTLHNLRKLFVQDLATRVKKSAEMDSDDTGGSAAQKQKISFLENNLEQLTKVHKQLVRDNADLRCELPKLEKRLRATAERVKALESALKEAKENAARDRKRYQQEVDRIKEAVRAKNMARRGHSAQIAKPIRPGQQPVASPTHPNINRSGGSFYQNSQSVSIRGGGSGKPDKN, from the exons ATGGCCGACCCGGCGGAGTGCACCATCAAAGTGATGTGTCGCTTTAGGCCCCTGAACAGCTCCGAGGTGACCAGAGGCGACCGGTTCATCCCCAAGTTCCCGGGGGACGAGACCGTGGTGATCGCG AGTAAACCCTACGCCTTCGACCGAGTGATGGGATCGAACACAACACAGGAACAAGTGTACAATGCCTGCGCCCAGAAGATTGTTAAAG ATGTTCTGGATGGATACAATGGAACCATTTTTGCATATGGACAGACGTCATCTGGTAAAACACACACCATGGAG GGGAACCTCCATGACACAGACGGGATGGGCATCATCCCCAGGATAGTTCAAGACATTTTCAACTACATCTATTCCATGGACGAAAACCTGGAGTTTCATATCAAA GTTTCATATTTTGAAATCTACTTAGACAAGATCCGGGACCTTTTGGATG TGTCAAAGACCAATTTGTCAGTGCATGAAGACAAGAACAGAGTACCCTACGTCAAG GGCTGCACTGAGAGATTTGTCTGTAGCCcggaggaggtgatggacacAATTGATGAAGGCAAATCTAACCGACATGTAGCAGTGACAA ACATGAACGAGCACAGCTCCAGGAGTCACAGCATCTTCCTGATAAACGTCAAACAGGAGAACACTCAGACGGAGCACAAGCTCAGTGGCAAACTCTACCTGGTGGATCTGGCTGGAAGTGAAAAG GTCAGTAAAACAGGAGCAGAAGGAGCCGTGCTGGATGAAGCCAAGAACATCAACAAGTCTCTGTCGTCCCTGGGAAACGTCATTTCCGCTCTGGCTGAAGGAACG GCCTACATCCCATACCGAGACAGCAAGATGACCCGTATCCTGCAGGACTCGCTGGGCGGTAACTGTCGAACCACCATTGTTATCTgcgcctctccctcctcctatAATGAGAGCGAAACCAAATCCACTCTCATGTTTGGGCAAAG AGCAAAGACTATCAAGAACACTGTGATTGTGAACATTGAGCTGACGGCCGAGCAGTGGAAGCAGAAGTATGAGAGGGAAAAGGCGAAGAACGGGACCCTGAGGAGCACCGTCACCTGGCTGGAGAATGAGCTCAACCGCTGGAGGAATG GCGAGAGTGTGCCAGTGGATGAGCAGTTCGATAAGGAGAAGGCCAACGCTGAGGTTCTGGCCCTGGACAACGTAATCAACGACAAGCCGGCGTCCACGCCCACCGTGCCCGGGGTCCGCCTCACCGACGTGGAGAAGGACAAGTGTGAGGCCGAGCTGGCCAAGCTCTACAAACAGCTGGATGATAAG GATGAGGAGATCAACCAGCAGAGCCAGCTGGCTGAGAAGCTGAAGCAGCAGATGCTGGACCAGGACGAG CTTCTGTCCTCCTCTCGCCGTGATCATGAGAACATGCAGGCCGAGCTGAACCGCCTGCAGGCGGAGAACGAGGCCTccaaggaggaggtgaaggaggtgctgcaggctctggaggagctggcTGTCAACTACGACCAGAAGAGCCAGGAGGTGGAGGATAAGACCAAGGAGTTTGAGGCCATCAACGAAGAGCTCAGCCAGAAATCG TCCACCCTGTCATCCCTGGACTCTGAGCTCCAGAAGCTGAAGGAGATGTCCAACCACCAGAAGAAGAGGGTGACTGAGATGATGTCCTCACTGCTCAAAGATTTAGCCGAGATCGGTATCGCAGTGGGCAGCAATGACATCAAG CAACACGAGGGCGGCAGCGGCCTGATAGACGAGGAGTTCACGGTGGCTCGTCTCTACATCAGTAAGATGAAGAGTGAAGTGAAGACCATGGTGAAACGCTGCAAGCAGCTGGAGAGCACTCAGTCAGATAGcaacataaagatggacgagaaCGAGAAGGAGCTGGCCGTCTGCCAGTTGCGCATCTCCCAG CATGAGGCTAAAATCAAGTCGCTGACGGAGTACCTGCAGAAcgtggagcagaagaagaggcagctggaggagaacGTGGACTCGCTCAACGAAGAATTTGTCAAGCTCAGCGCTCAGG AGAAACTCAATGCTATGGAGAAAGAGAATGAGATCCAGTCTGCCAATGAAGTCAAG gAGGCGGTGGACAAACAGATCCACTCCCACCGTGAAGCTCACCAGAAACAGATCAGCAGCCTGAGAGACGAGCTGGAAAACAAAGAGAGGCTGATCACTGAGCTGCAGGA TCTGAACCAGAAGATCATGCTGGAACAGGAGAGGCTCCGAGCTGAGCACGAGAAACTCAAGTCCACCGACCAGGAGAAGAGCCGCAAGCTGCACGAGCTCAC ggTGATGCAGGACAGACGGGAGCAGGCAAGGCAGGACCTGAAGGGTCTGGAAGAGACAGTG GCCAAGGAGCTGCAGACTCTGCACAACCTGAGGAAACTCTTTGTCCAGGATCTGGCCACTAGAGTGAAGAAG AGCGCTGAGATGGACTCGGACGACACAGGTGGGAGTgctgcacagaaacagaaaatctcCTTTCTTGAGAACAATCTTGAGCAGCTCACCAAGGTTCACAAACAG CTGGTACGTGATAATGCAGACCTCCGCTGTGAGCTTCCGAAACTGGAAAAGCGTCTTCGTGCTACGGCTGAGCGGGTCAAGGCCCTTGAGTCTGCACTGAAGGAGGCCAAGGAGAACGCCGCCCGCGACCGCAAGCGCTACCAGCAGGAGGTGGACCGCATCAAGGAGGCCGTTAGAGCCAAGAACATGGCGAGGAGGGGACACTCTGCCCAGATCG ccaaACCCATCCGACCCGGGCAGCAGCCAGTGGCGTCTCCCACTCACCCCAACATCAACCGCAGCGGAGGAAGCTTCTACCAGAACAGCCAGTCGGTGTCCATCAGGGGAGGAGGCAGCGGGAAACCAGACAAGAA ctga